The Paenibacillus beijingensis nucleotide sequence ATGCTGAAATCTCCATGCGAGTGGCTAAGAGAGTTCGAGTTGGAATCTTCTGGGTGAATGCCTATCATCCCGCATTCATGGAAGCGCCTTGGGGCGGCTATAAGCAAAGCGGCATCGGCCGGGAACTGGGGACCTTCGGGCTGGAAGAGTATACGGAAGTCAAGCAGATCGTTCACAATCTCGAACCCAAGCCATTGGGTTATTATCATTGGAATAAATAGTACAGAAGAAGCGGTTAGTCAAAGGAAGGGACTCGGCTGAAGTTTACGGTGCCTTCCGGCTGCGAAATTGTATGTATGGACCGTGTCTTCGGCGCAGGAACGTTTGAAGTGCTTTTTACGGAATAATCAGCCTTGGCTTCTCATGATTTGTGCTACAATACCGCGTTGCGCCTTATCGGCAGCCGGTCCCGCTGCTGGATGCGCAGAGGGCGATCCGGCTCGTCAGAAGCCGGGCGAGGAATGGAAGCTCGATCCGAATAGAGTCGGGATTCTCGGTTTTTCGGCTGGAGGACATTTGGCGGCCAGTGCAGGTACGCTCTTTGATGACGGGCATCCGGAAGCTGAAGTCGCTGTAGAGCGCGAAAGCAGCAGACCGGATCTGATGGTGCTTTGCTATCCGGTGATCAGTATGGCCGAGTATGCGCATCAGGGGTCGAAGGCAAACTTGCTCGGCCCCGA carries:
- a CDS encoding alpha/beta hydrolase; this encodes MICATIPRCALSAAGPAAGCAEGDPARQKPGEEWKLDPNRVGILGFSAGGHLAASAGTLFDDGHPEAEVAVERESSRPDLMVLCYPVISMAEYAHQGSKANLLGPDPSSELVERYCCEKQVTENTPPAFIWFTADDQAVPVENGLVMALALRRKHVPFELHIFESGPHGLGLALEHPAANKWTLLCERWLLRQWGMKSR